In Nicotiana tabacum cultivar K326 chromosome 11, ASM71507v2, whole genome shotgun sequence, a single window of DNA contains:
- the LOC107823828 gene encoding putative MO25-like protein At5g47540: MKGLFKSKPKTPVDLVRQTRDLLMFLERAPDTRETKKDEKMMELSKSIRELKIILYGNGESEPLAEACAQLTQEFFRENTLRLIITCLPNLNLETRKDATQVVANLQRQQVQSRLIACDYLEANIDLMDILILGYENTDMALHYGAMLRECIRHQSVAKYVLESEHMKKFFDYIQLPNFDIAADAAATFKELLTRHKSTVAEFLSKNYDWFFTEYNSKLLESSNYITRRQAVKLLADMLLDRSNSAVMARYVSSRDNLRILMNLLRESSKSIQIEAFHVFKLFAANHNKPPDIVSILIANRSKLLRLFADFKTDKEDEQFEADKAQVVKEIAALEPKEIK, from the exons ATGAAGGGGTTATTCAAGTCTAAACCAAAGACTCCAGTTGACCTTGTTCGTCAGACTCGTGATCTTCTTATGTTCCTTGAGCGTGCTCCTGATACTCGCGAGACCAAAAAAGATGAAAAG ATGATGGAGTTAAGCAAGTCAATCCGGGAATTAAAGATTATTCTTTACGGGAATGGCGAATCCGAGCCTCTCGCTGAGGCTTGTGCTCAGTTGACTCAAGAGTTCTTCAGAGAGAACACACTCCGGCTGATAATTACTTGTCTTCCCAATTTGAATTTAGAG ACCCGCAAAGATGCTACTCAAGTAGTAGCAAATCTGCAGAGGCAGCAGGTTCAGTCTCGGCTGATTGCTTGTGATTACTTGGAAGCAAACATTGATTTGATGGACATATTAATATTAGG TTATGAGAATACAGATATGGCTTTACATTATGGTGCAATGCTGCGGGAGTGCATTCGCCACCAGAGTGTTGCAAA ATATGTCTTGGAGTCTGAGCATATGAAGAAGTTTTTCGATTATATTCAGCTGCCAAATTTTGACATTGCTGCTGATGCTGCTGCCACTtttaag GAACTCTTGACAAGGCACAAATCAACAGTAGCTGAATTTCTTTCGAAGAATTATGACTGG TTTTTCACAGAGTATAACTCAAAGCTGCTTGAGTCTAGTAACTACATCACTAGAAGACAAGCTGTCAAG CTCTTGGCAGATATGCTGTTGGACCGCTCAAATTCTGCTGTAATGGCACGTTATGTTAGCTCAAGAGACAACTTGAGGATTCTTATGAATCTACTCAGG GAGTCAAGCAAAAGTATCCAAATAGAAGCGTTTCATGTCTTCAAG CTATTTGCCGCAAATCACAATAAGCCTCCAGATATTGTTAGCATCCTTATTGCTAACAGAAGCAAACTACTTCGTCTCTTTGCCGATTTTAAGACTGACAAAG AGGACGAGCAGTTTGAGGCCGATAAAGCGCAAGTTGTTAAAGAAATCGCAGCCCTTGAAcccaaggaaatcaaataa
- the LOC142166462 gene encoding cysteine proteinase inhibitor 5-like, producing MVVASTFSYVSARVPNTLAPSPSTDDWQPIKDLKDSKVIDIANFAVKAYNDKIEGSDLKFRKVLEGKFQLVANGITYQLVIATTEEDIDDEDLAVVFENSKDNVRKLISFESLRNN from the exons atgg TAGTTGCTTCCACCTTCTCCTATGTTTCAGCTCGCGTACCGAATACTCTAGCTCCGTCCCCGTCAACAGATGATTGGCAACCCATAAAAGATCTAAAGGATTCTAAAGTGATAGACATTGCAAATTTTGCAGTAAAAGCGTACAACGATAAAATAGAAGGTTCTGATTTGAAGTTTAGGAAAGTGTTGGAGGGAAAATTTCAATTAGTTGCTAATGGCATTACTTATCAATTGGTTATTGCCACCACGGAAGAAGATATTGATGATGAGGATTTAGCGGTTGTTTTTGAAAATTCTAAGGACAATGTTAGAAAACTCATTTCTTTTGAAAGTTTGCGCAACAACTAA
- the LOC107816893 gene encoding cysteine proteinase inhibitor 6-like, translated as MAFKINSFLLMTLSIVVIASIFCHVSAANDGRKLLDSSDLVSNTPALSQLFGDWQPIKDAKDPKVVKVGEFAVDAYNRISNSFPLTFESVLGGQFQVVNGITYKLVISARQNVTTTNYLAVVNEHSGDNVKTLISFEKFA; from the coding sequence ATGGCTTTCAAAATCAATTCTTTCCTTCTTATGACTCTTTCAATTGTAGTCATTGCTTCCATCTTTTGCCATGTTTCTGCGGCAAATGACGGTCGAAAGTTATTGGATTCATCCGATCTTGTATCGAATACTCCAGCTCTGTCCCAGTTATTTGGTGATTGGCAGCCAATAAAAGATGCAAAGGACCCTAAAGTGGTGAAAGTTGGTGAATTTGCAGTAGATGCATACAACAGAATATCAAATAGTTTTCCTTTGACATTTGAGAGTGTGTTAGGGGGTCAATTTCAAGTTGTTAATGGCATTACCTATAAACTGGTTATATCCGCAAGACAAAATGTCACAACTACTAACTATTTGGCTGTTGTCAACGAGCATTCTGGGGACAATGTTAAAACACTCATTTCCTTCGAAAAGTTTGCTTAA
- the LOC142166461 gene encoding cysteine proteinase inhibitor 1-like — translation MTIKLTSIFSVTLSILLISSFFFQISAALGGAAGSWKPLTDVNAPDVVAIGQFAVNEQNKAAGTKLEFQSIAKGETQVVAGTNYRLIINAKDGGSVHKYLAVVWDKPWEKVKKLTSFKEM, via the coding sequence atgaccaTCAAATTGACCTCTATTTTCTCCGTGACTCTCTCAATCTTGttaatttcttcctttttcttccaaATCTCCGCCGCGTTGGGCGGCGCAGCAGGTAGTTGGAAGCCTTTAACTGACGTAAATGCCCCTGATGTGGTGGCGATCGGGCAGTTTGCGGTGAATGAGCAAAACAAAGCGGCAGGGACAAAATTGGAATTTCAAAGTATCGCGAAAGGAGAAACTCAAGTCGTTGCCGGCACAAATTATCGACTTATTATCAACGCCAAGGACGGCGGTTCTGTTCATAAATATTTGGCTGTTGTTTGGGATAAGCCTTGGGAGAAAGTTAAGAAGCTTACTTCTTTCAAAGAAATGTAA